In Runella rosea, a genomic segment contains:
- the cas2 gene encoding CRISPR-associated endonuclease Cas2 — protein sequence MIIWVLYDIEKDKSRTKVSKLCEQAGLYRVQYSCFLGTLTANEKDTLRLQIEALIDEEKDKVYIFPMSKDELRNTDLLGQAFDKDLVTDQIRALFF from the coding sequence ATGATCATCTGGGTTTTATACGATATTGAGAAGGATAAAAGCCGCACTAAGGTCTCCAAGCTTTGTGAGCAGGCGGGGTTGTATCGGGTGCAGTATTCCTGCTTTTTGGGCACGCTCACGGCCAACGAAAAAGACACACTACGGCTGCAAATTGAGGCGTTGATCGATGAAGAAAAAGACAAGGTCTATATTTTTCCGATGAGTAAAGATGAATTACGCAACACCGACCTGCTTGGGCAGGCCTTTGACAAAGACTTAGTTACAGACCAAATAAGAGCCTTATTTTTCTGA